In Akkermansia muciniphila, one DNA window encodes the following:
- a CDS encoding sodium-translocating pyrophosphatase, with amino-acid sequence MISIQDLFWLIPSASVLALIFAGIFFYRMKAQDEGNEVMKMIARHVRSGAMAYLRQQYKIVAIFFVLITIVFAFLAYCLHIQNPWVPFAFISGGFFSGLAGYIGMKTATYASGRVANACRHSLDAGLQIAFRSGAVLGLTVVGLAMLDIGVWYWVLDWFYGDMELSMRLVVITTTMLTFGMGASLQALFARVGGGIFTKAADVGADLVGKVEAGIPEDDPRNPATIADNVGDNVGDVAGMGADLYESYCGSILASAALGAAAYMAVPEMAIKAVLTPMLIAALGTILSLLGVYAVRVKRGASQTELMAALNRGINLSSFLIAIASAFLLQLIGLDNWAGIWGAIVTGLAVGIVIGKSTEHYTSHDSYPCRKIAHSAKTGPATVIISGIGIGMISTCIPVITVVVGTVLAYGMASGDWHFTGAEMSKGLYGIGIAAVGMLSTLGLTLATDAYGPISDNAGGNAEMSKLDPEVRRRTDALDALGNTTAATGKGFAIGSAALTALALLASYIEELKIAILHWSEATGNTIYKINDAVSVEVSKIATASLSDFMGYFQVTLMNPKVLMGLFVGAMMSFMFCGLTMNAVGRAAEKMVKEVRRQFKEIKGILTGEAEPDYVRCVEISTAGAQHEMIWPSVLAVITPICMGIVFGVPGVFGLLAGGLASGFVLAVFMANSGGAWDNAKKYIEQGHVGGKGSESHKAAVIGDTVGDPFKDTSGPSLNILIKLMSMVAIVTAGVNIAVTLF; translated from the coding sequence ATGATAAGCATCCAGGATTTATTTTGGCTCATCCCATCGGCTTCCGTGCTGGCCCTCATTTTTGCGGGCATCTTTTTTTACCGCATGAAAGCGCAGGATGAGGGGAACGAGGTCATGAAAATGATTGCCAGGCATGTCCGCAGCGGCGCTATGGCCTATCTGCGGCAGCAGTATAAGATTGTCGCCATTTTCTTTGTGCTGATTACCATTGTATTCGCTTTCCTGGCCTATTGCCTGCATATCCAGAATCCATGGGTGCCGTTCGCGTTCATTTCAGGCGGCTTTTTCTCCGGTCTGGCCGGGTACATCGGCATGAAGACGGCTACGTACGCTTCCGGCCGCGTGGCGAATGCCTGCCGCCATTCCCTGGATGCCGGGCTGCAAATCGCTTTCCGCTCGGGCGCCGTGCTCGGCCTGACCGTCGTGGGCCTTGCCATGCTTGATATTGGCGTCTGGTACTGGGTGCTGGATTGGTTTTACGGGGACATGGAGCTTTCCATGCGCCTGGTCGTCATCACTACCACCATGCTGACGTTCGGCATGGGGGCTTCCCTCCAGGCCCTGTTTGCCCGTGTGGGCGGCGGCATTTTCACCAAGGCGGCGGATGTAGGAGCCGACCTGGTAGGGAAGGTGGAGGCCGGCATTCCGGAGGACGACCCCCGCAACCCCGCCACCATTGCGGATAACGTGGGCGATAACGTGGGGGACGTGGCCGGCATGGGGGCGGACCTTTACGAATCTTACTGCGGTTCCATTCTGGCTTCCGCCGCTTTAGGCGCGGCAGCTTACATGGCCGTTCCTGAAATGGCGATCAAGGCCGTCCTTACGCCCATGCTGATCGCCGCCCTCGGCACCATTCTTTCCCTGTTGGGCGTGTACGCGGTGCGCGTGAAGCGCGGCGCTTCCCAGACGGAGCTGATGGCAGCCCTGAACCGCGGCATTAACTTGAGTTCCTTCCTGATTGCCATAGCCTCCGCTTTCCTGCTCCAGCTCATCGGCCTGGATAACTGGGCCGGCATCTGGGGGGCCATCGTCACCGGCCTGGCGGTGGGCATCGTCATCGGCAAGAGCACGGAGCATTACACCTCCCATGATTCCTATCCCTGCCGTAAAATCGCCCACAGCGCGAAGACGGGGCCTGCCACCGTCATTATTTCCGGCATCGGCATTGGCATGATTTCCACCTGCATTCCTGTAATTACTGTCGTCGTGGGAACTGTGCTGGCTTACGGCATGGCTTCCGGGGACTGGCATTTCACCGGGGCTGAAATGAGCAAGGGGCTATATGGCATCGGCATTGCCGCCGTCGGCATGCTTTCCACGCTGGGGCTGACATTGGCGACGGACGCTTACGGCCCCATTTCCGACAACGCCGGGGGTAATGCGGAGATGAGCAAGCTGGACCCGGAAGTGCGCCGCCGCACGGATGCCCTGGATGCCCTGGGCAACACGACAGCCGCCACGGGCAAGGGATTCGCCATCGGTTCCGCCGCGCTGACGGCGTTGGCGCTTCTGGCTTCCTATATTGAAGAATTGAAGATTGCCATCCTTCACTGGAGTGAGGCCACGGGCAATACCATTTACAAAATTAATGATGCCGTAAGCGTGGAGGTTTCCAAAATCGCTACTGCTTCCCTGTCTGATTTCATGGGCTATTTCCAGGTAACCCTGATGAACCCGAAGGTGCTCATGGGGCTCTTCGTGGGGGCCATGATGTCCTTCATGTTCTGCGGACTGACCATGAATGCCGTTGGTCGCGCCGCGGAAAAAATGGTCAAGGAAGTGCGTCGCCAGTTTAAGGAAATCAAGGGAATCCTGACCGGGGAGGCAGAGCCGGATTACGTGCGCTGCGTGGAAATTTCCACGGCGGGTGCGCAGCATGAAATGATCTGGCCGTCCGTGCTGGCGGTCATCACTCCCATCTGCATGGGTATCGTCTTCGGCGTTCCCGGCGTGTTCGGTCTGCTGGCCGGCGGCCTGGCTTCCGGCTTTGTGCTCGCCGTATTCATGGCGAACTCCGGCGGCGCGTGGGACAATGCCAAAAAATATATTGAACAGGGCCATGTGGGCGGCAAAGGCTCGGAAAGCCATAAGGCAGCCGTTATCGGCGATACGGTGGGCGACCCCTTCAAGGATACGTCCGGCCCGTCCCTCAATATCCTGATCAAGCTCATGAGCATGGTGGCCATCGTCACCGCCGGCGTGAACATCGCCGTGACCCTGTTTTAA
- a CDS encoding anthranilate synthase component I family protein has translation MQTPSMITLQQRSRRLSADLETPISLFLSLTQNKIPGLLLESAEVDGRWGRYSIIACDYLMTVSCVDARLSLSIEDDRLASLKELEGMPYLDGLRVLMQRLELVGDDMRQAPITRALYGYFGYETAALFQPRLAQAIPASSAESCLVLAGTVIVFDHLYNRLTQLSLGEHRDLSHAPLHGAEEPSIGEVSRTPDQAAYMKGVEHIKELLHDGEAIQVVLSSQASAEFHGDAFMLYRRMRSINPSPYMFFMRLPEVTLFGSSPELMVRCTDGKLQLSPIAGTRRRGRDDEEDAALAADLLKDPKECSEHVMLVDLGRNDLGRVAKPGFVKLERLMEIERFSHVMHMTSRVTAQVNDGLGVLDILGAAFPAGTVSGAPKVRAMEILAEEEPLPRGPYAGCIGWLGLDKNGVHMDSGITIRSMWVKDGRIHWQTGAGIVYDSDPAAEWQECMNKGKIIDVILKGEDHVSVH, from the coding sequence ATGCAAACACCATCCATGATTACTCTCCAACAGCGCAGCCGCCGCCTGAGCGCCGATCTGGAGACTCCTATCAGCCTGTTTCTGAGCCTGACTCAGAATAAAATCCCCGGACTTCTGCTGGAAAGCGCGGAAGTGGACGGCAGATGGGGGCGCTACAGCATCATCGCCTGCGATTACCTGATGACCGTTTCCTGCGTAGACGCCAGGCTTTCCCTTTCCATCGAAGACGACCGCCTGGCATCCCTGAAAGAGCTGGAAGGCATGCCTTACCTGGATGGGCTGCGCGTCCTGATGCAGCGTCTGGAGCTGGTGGGGGACGATATGAGGCAGGCTCCCATCACGAGGGCTTTGTACGGCTATTTCGGGTATGAAACCGCCGCCCTGTTCCAGCCCAGGCTGGCGCAGGCCATTCCTGCCTCTTCCGCAGAGTCCTGCCTGGTGCTGGCCGGCACCGTGATTGTTTTTGACCATTTGTACAATCGCCTTACCCAGCTCAGCCTGGGCGAACACCGTGATTTGTCCCATGCCCCGCTCCATGGGGCAGAGGAACCTTCCATAGGGGAGGTTTCCCGCACGCCGGACCAGGCGGCTTACATGAAGGGGGTGGAGCATATCAAGGAGCTGCTGCATGACGGAGAAGCCATCCAGGTGGTGCTTTCCTCCCAGGCTTCCGCGGAGTTCCACGGAGACGCTTTCATGCTGTACCGCCGCATGCGCAGCATTAATCCGTCCCCATACATGTTTTTCATGCGCCTGCCGGAGGTGACTTTGTTCGGATCTTCACCGGAACTGATGGTGCGCTGCACGGACGGAAAACTTCAGCTTTCCCCCATTGCCGGAACGCGCAGGCGCGGCAGGGATGATGAGGAAGACGCCGCACTGGCCGCCGATCTTCTGAAAGATCCGAAGGAATGTTCGGAACATGTCATGCTAGTGGATCTGGGCCGCAACGACCTGGGTCGTGTCGCCAAGCCCGGTTTCGTGAAGCTGGAACGCCTGATGGAGATTGAACGTTTTTCCCATGTGATGCATATGACTTCCCGCGTGACCGCCCAGGTGAACGACGGGTTGGGCGTCTTGGACATTCTCGGCGCTGCTTTCCCTGCCGGGACGGTTAGCGGGGCCCCCAAGGTGCGCGCCATGGAAATCCTGGCGGAGGAAGAGCCTTTGCCCCGCGGTCCGTATGCCGGATGCATCGGGTGGCTGGGGTTGGACAAAAACGGCGTTCACATGGATTCCGGCATTACCATCCGCAGCATGTGGGTGAAGGATGGGCGCATCCACTGGCAGACGGGAGCCGGCATCGTATACGATTCCGATCCGGCAGCCGAATGGCAGGAGTGCATGAACAAGGGCAAAATTATTGACGTTATTTTGAAAGGAGAAGACCATGTTTCTGTTCATTGA
- a CDS encoding lipoyl protein ligase domain-containing protein, whose product MLGFTNIVGNLSPLPELVLWRDPVARSGEEAMAVDEALLEWGRKPVLRAYRWAEPTVTYGYFDEEATARAIFPGEELHFVRRWTGGGIVDHRQDIPFTLVMHRKGEQERPSSAVLYRWIHGALARVLRDCGVECVMLDGDAPDGGRACFSSPVTSDLVLPGGEKLAGGGQRRVRGGVLHQGSIQNCFLPSGWDELLAARLAEEHSLCVDAELFPGMDARVEELLASKYRTEAWRSGVRHGRPSQSR is encoded by the coding sequence ATGTTGGGGTTTACAAATATCGTCGGTAATTTATCCCCTCTGCCGGAGCTGGTGCTGTGGCGTGATCCTGTCGCCAGAAGCGGGGAGGAAGCCATGGCAGTGGACGAAGCTTTGCTGGAATGGGGCAGGAAACCGGTGCTGAGGGCGTACCGATGGGCGGAACCGACCGTGACTTACGGTTATTTTGATGAGGAAGCCACAGCGCGCGCCATTTTCCCGGGTGAGGAGCTTCATTTTGTCCGCCGCTGGACGGGCGGGGGAATTGTGGATCATCGGCAGGATATTCCCTTTACTCTGGTCATGCACCGCAAGGGAGAACAAGAGCGTCCTTCCAGCGCGGTTCTGTACCGTTGGATTCATGGGGCGCTGGCCCGCGTCCTGAGGGATTGCGGCGTGGAGTGCGTGATGCTGGACGGGGATGCGCCGGATGGAGGCCGGGCCTGTTTTTCCAGCCCCGTAACGAGTGATCTTGTCCTTCCCGGCGGGGAGAAACTGGCTGGCGGTGGCCAGAGAAGAGTCCGCGGAGGCGTTCTTCACCAGGGGAGCATCCAGAATTGTTTTCTTCCTTCCGGATGGGATGAATTGTTGGCCGCCCGTCTGGCGGAGGAACATTCCCTGTGCGTGGACGCGGAACTGTTCCCCGGCATGGATGCCCGCGTGGAGGAACTGCTGGCTTCCAAATACCGTACGGAAGCATGGCGTTCCGGCGTACGGCATGGGCGCCCGTCTCAATCACGGTAA
- a CDS encoding prepilin-type N-terminal cleavage/methylation domain-containing protein, which translates to MRYFSKHSGMALRCSLSGSKGFTLVELIVVITIMVAMMALAASMLRGGGRGQGLQAAVEMVDGLVQEARLDAMGKGTWSRLIIVSTPDDEARNMRTLGVMSKNPRTGKWHLVNRLQTLPAGFYVSPAYSTLLEGSKKARGEKSTARDFASRDGQDTVNLPGNRMTDIYFIEFDEEGRMSQPNAPTRLVVVAGSAGNGKEERPTPMVDGKPGLAGGIVIYPKGNISRLRTTEQVIPN; encoded by the coding sequence ATGAGATATTTTTCCAAGCATTCCGGAATGGCTCTGCGCTGTTCCTTGTCAGGGAGCAAAGGGTTTACCCTGGTGGAACTGATTGTCGTGATCACCATTATGGTGGCCATGATGGCCCTGGCCGCCAGCATGTTAAGAGGTGGGGGCAGGGGGCAGGGCCTTCAGGCCGCCGTTGAAATGGTGGACGGCCTGGTGCAGGAGGCGCGGCTGGATGCCATGGGCAAAGGAACGTGGAGCCGCCTGATTATTGTGAGTACCCCTGATGACGAAGCCCGCAATATGCGCACCCTGGGCGTGATGTCCAAAAATCCGCGCACCGGGAAGTGGCACCTGGTCAACCGTTTGCAGACTCTTCCCGCCGGTTTTTACGTCAGTCCTGCCTACAGCACCCTTCTGGAAGGTTCGAAGAAGGCCAGGGGCGAGAAATCCACGGCCCGCGATTTTGCCAGCCGTGACGGGCAGGATACCGTCAACCTTCCCGGCAACAGAATGACGGATATTTACTTCATTGAATTTGACGAGGAAGGCCGCATGTCCCAGCCGAACGCCCCCACCCGCCTGGTGGTGGTTGCCGGTTCCGCCGGGAACGGCAAGGAGGAGAGGCCAACCCCGATGGTGGACGGCAAACCGGGCCTGGCAGGCGGCATTGTGATTTATCCCAAAGGCAATATCAGCCGTCTGAGGACGACGGAGCAGGTGATACCCAATTAG
- a CDS encoding PulJ/GspJ family protein, whose protein sequence is MKTFAKIKSGAFTLIELLAAMTITTVLVLVIVALTSRGVDIWRWVLQDVRTTTLARTAMDTMTKDFESMQFRPGNPFEWMLVQRDSDLVARAGKTAVSRKKGRASSLDEARVNLMTMGPEGAKVTNASQLVFFTTATDRNPAKSSMDMRNDRIIGDVNCVGYKLLYRDQILDQDATAESDGFPVYSLYRNLISAEDTVRNLLGQQDLWSAYERYRQDETVPSNFLVENIVEMTLIFEVDYQKKIGNSGSNKSDKDATQRASVLVPVMTTGANRLGSCTQMDVYGNRLDIVGSSVNIDDLKSGRVTAVTISMTVVTDEGMALVDQIRQKKRPAPSPEEFFERYTRSFTQRIALPMNR, encoded by the coding sequence ATGAAGACATTTGCCAAAATCAAATCCGGCGCGTTCACCCTGATTGAACTCCTGGCAGCCATGACCATCACTACCGTGCTGGTTCTGGTCATTGTGGCCCTGACTTCCCGCGGGGTGGATATCTGGAGATGGGTGTTGCAGGATGTGCGGACCACGACGCTTGCCCGCACGGCCATGGATACCATGACCAAGGATTTTGAAAGCATGCAGTTCCGGCCCGGGAATCCCTTTGAGTGGATGCTGGTGCAGCGGGACAGCGACTTGGTTGCCCGTGCGGGAAAGACTGCGGTTTCCAGGAAAAAGGGTCGAGCGTCCTCCCTGGATGAAGCCCGCGTGAACCTGATGACCATGGGGCCGGAAGGCGCCAAAGTCACGAATGCCTCTCAGTTGGTTTTCTTTACCACGGCTACAGACCGCAACCCGGCCAAATCCAGCATGGATATGCGTAATGACCGCATCATCGGTGACGTGAATTGCGTGGGGTACAAGCTTCTTTACCGCGATCAGATTCTGGATCAGGACGCTACGGCGGAGTCTGACGGTTTTCCCGTTTATTCCCTGTACCGCAACTTGATCAGTGCGGAAGATACCGTGCGGAACCTTCTGGGGCAGCAGGATCTCTGGTCCGCTTACGAACGGTACCGGCAGGATGAAACCGTCCCTTCCAACTTCCTGGTGGAGAATATTGTGGAAATGACGCTGATTTTTGAAGTGGATTACCAGAAAAAGATCGGCAATTCCGGCAGCAACAAATCGGACAAGGATGCCACGCAAAGAGCATCCGTGCTGGTTCCTGTCATGACTACGGGCGCCAACCGCCTCGGCTCCTGCACCCAGATGGATGTGTATGGCAACCGCCTGGATATCGTAGGCAGCAGCGTGAATATTGATGATTTGAAATCCGGCCGCGTTACTGCCGTGACGATTTCCATGACGGTGGTGACGGATGAAGGCATGGCCCTTGTGGACCAGATCCGACAGAAGAAGCGTCCCGCTCCCTCTCCTGAAGAATTTTTTGAACGTTATACCCGGTCTTTCACCCAGCGGATCGCATTGCCTATGAACCGTTAG
- a CDS encoding type IV pilus modification PilV family protein has protein sequence MKQSRAKGFTLTEVVLAIGVVAVLIVVFMAMFIPARRTVQSALTIREADRIVHALTAELGELRNSERAASNARKSSSSKYVSAFDKAFYWMQFTSRPATTILVYNYRADLTKGARRDGTPQPWLEEGGSVPGKNTAVVTGVCLANNKERWDDFKALVGPVFAVRMTQLVVERMDSSSYGYKLAPKYGTIYNPYNRGKVIKEPSLYVYTPEKGGGLNLPWGAEVLYQAEFFQLLNTDPERLQHLTWENLKTPVFTRNLAFRR, from the coding sequence ATGAAACAGTCTCGTGCCAAGGGGTTCACCCTGACGGAAGTGGTGCTTGCGATCGGCGTGGTTGCCGTGCTGATCGTCGTGTTCATGGCCATGTTTATTCCTGCCAGAAGGACGGTTCAGTCCGCCCTGACCATTCGCGAAGCGGACCGCATCGTTCACGCCCTGACGGCGGAACTGGGAGAACTCCGCAATTCCGAGCGTGCCGCGTCCAACGCCAGAAAGTCTTCCTCATCCAAATATGTTTCCGCTTTTGACAAGGCGTTTTACTGGATGCAGTTTACGTCCAGACCCGCTACGACCATTCTTGTTTACAATTACAGGGCGGATTTGACCAAAGGAGCCCGCAGGGACGGAACTCCCCAGCCCTGGCTGGAGGAAGGCGGAAGCGTTCCCGGCAAAAATACGGCGGTAGTGACAGGGGTTTGCCTGGCGAACAACAAAGAGCGTTGGGATGATTTCAAGGCCCTTGTGGGTCCCGTCTTCGCCGTGCGCATGACCCAGCTGGTGGTGGAGCGCATGGATTCCAGCTCTTACGGGTATAAACTGGCCCCCAAGTATGGAACGATTTACAATCCTTATAACCGCGGCAAGGTGATTAAGGAACCTTCCCTGTATGTTTATACGCCGGAGAAAGGAGGCGGCCTGAATTTGCCGTGGGGGGCGGAAGTCCTGTACCAGGCGGAGTTCTTCCAGCTGTTGAATACGGATCCCGAACGTTTACAGCATTTGACGTGGGAAAATTTAAAGACTCCCGTGTTTACGCGCAATCTCGCTTTCCGCCGTTAG
- a CDS encoding glycoside hydrolase family 3 protein, whose translation MNWKNLSGISTYLMLLVCSTGSGAKETSIADDYKNPALPLEERVESLLSQMTLEEKVLQLSQGVLGRDYNVNNLVEGNVQADPRMGSMICALEDPEKRNAYQKFIVEKSRLGIPMIFGYDVIHGYKTIFPVPLAQACSWNPELVRECCVVAAKESKASGIDWTFSPMIDIGRDPRWGRVVEGYGEDPYATGVFAAAAVKGYQGETVPYRMVACLKHFVGYGESEGGRDYSYTDISRQALWETYLPPYEAGVQAGARTLMGAFNDICGVPASANAYILKEVLRNKWGFTGFVVSDWSSVPPTDGPGVCGQCGRLRQKSS comes from the coding sequence ATGAATTGGAAAAATCTTTCTGGAATATCTACCTATCTCATGTTGCTGGTATGTAGTACGGGCAGCGGTGCCAAAGAAACTTCTATTGCCGATGACTACAAAAATCCGGCATTACCGCTTGAAGAGAGGGTTGAATCTTTATTAAGTCAGATGACGTTGGAAGAAAAAGTCTTGCAGCTTAGTCAGGGGGTGCTCGGACGGGATTACAATGTCAACAATCTCGTGGAAGGAAATGTTCAGGCTGACCCGCGGATGGGCTCGATGATTTGTGCGCTGGAAGATCCGGAAAAGCGTAACGCCTATCAGAAATTTATTGTGGAAAAGAGCCGATTGGGTATTCCCATGATCTTCGGCTATGATGTGATTCATGGGTATAAGACCATTTTCCCGGTGCCTCTGGCCCAGGCCTGTTCCTGGAATCCGGAATTGGTGCGAGAGTGCTGTGTTGTCGCCGCCAAAGAGAGCAAGGCGTCAGGCATTGACTGGACATTTTCTCCGATGATCGACATCGGCCGCGATCCCCGTTGGGGGCGAGTTGTGGAAGGCTACGGGGAAGATCCTTATGCTACGGGAGTATTTGCCGCCGCTGCCGTCAAGGGGTATCAGGGAGAGACTGTGCCGTACAGAATGGTTGCTTGTTTGAAGCATTTTGTCGGATATGGCGAGTCGGAAGGCGGACGGGATTATTCTTATACGGATATTTCCCGTCAGGCTCTCTGGGAAACATACCTGCCTCCTTATGAAGCCGGCGTCCAAGCCGGAGCCAGGACTTTGATGGGAGCTTTCAATGACATTTGCGGAGTGCCGGCGTCGGCCAATGCCTATATCCTCAAGGAAGTATTACGTAACAAATGGGGGTTCACCGGTTTTGTCGTGTCGGACTGGAGTTCCGTTCCGCCAACTGATGGACCAGGGGTATGCGGCCAATGCGGCCGACTGCGTCAAAAAAGTTCTTGA
- a CDS encoding glycoside hydrolase family 3 C-terminal domain-containing protein: MEMVDGFFRKFIPALVKSGDLNPKFVDDAVRHVLRVKFELGLFEHPYVEVKPAAERWRLPGYRALARRMAVESMVLLKNKDNLLPLSPKLRNIALIGPLAKDKNSLIGSWRGRGEARDVTDIEEGLRQMLSSSVNLHYARGCGVNEGSDEELQEAVRAAERSEVILLCLGETSGMNGENASRSTISLTSPQQKLFARLAGLKKPIVLLLAAGRPISLHNIEPQVSSILVTWHPGTEAGLAVADLLTGRENPSGRLAITFPRTEGQIPMYYNMRNCARSHQGKYQDISTEPMYWFGDGISYTAFEYGPLDLSSRELTCSTPLTVNIDIKNTGSRVGKETVFLYIHDKVASISQPGKRLIAFQKVELQAGESKTVSFTVEPSRDLSFANSDGCRVLEPGEFEIIVKDKKETINLK, from the coding sequence ATGGAGATGGTAGATGGATTTTTCAGGAAGTTCATTCCTGCCCTTGTCAAAAGCGGGGATTTGAATCCCAAATTCGTGGACGATGCTGTGCGGCATGTTTTACGCGTCAAATTTGAGTTAGGGCTTTTTGAACATCCTTACGTGGAGGTCAAACCGGCAGCGGAACGTTGGCGTTTGCCCGGATACAGGGCTCTGGCTCGCCGGATGGCTGTGGAGTCCATGGTTCTTCTTAAAAACAAAGACAATCTTTTGCCTTTGTCTCCCAAGCTCAGGAATATCGCCCTGATCGGTCCTTTGGCTAAGGATAAGAATTCCCTGATCGGCAGTTGGCGCGGTCGTGGAGAGGCCAGGGATGTGACGGATATTGAAGAGGGGCTCCGCCAAATGCTGTCATCTTCTGTCAATCTTCATTATGCCAGGGGGTGCGGCGTGAATGAAGGTTCCGATGAGGAACTTCAGGAAGCTGTGCGGGCCGCGGAGCGATCGGAAGTCATTCTTCTCTGTCTGGGGGAAACCTCCGGTATGAATGGGGAGAATGCCAGCCGTTCGACCATTTCCCTGACTTCTCCTCAACAAAAGTTGTTTGCCCGTCTGGCCGGGTTGAAAAAGCCGATAGTTCTTCTGCTGGCGGCAGGAAGACCAATTTCCCTGCATAATATTGAACCTCAGGTATCATCTATTCTTGTAACATGGCATCCCGGCACGGAAGCCGGACTCGCTGTGGCTGATCTTCTCACCGGCAGGGAAAACCCCTCCGGCAGGCTCGCTATTACTTTCCCGCGTACGGAGGGTCAGATCCCAATGTACTACAATATGCGGAATTGTGCCAGGTCTCACCAGGGCAAGTATCAGGACATTTCCACCGAGCCGATGTATTGGTTCGGAGACGGTATCAGTTACACTGCATTCGAATACGGGCCCCTTGACCTGAGTTCCAGAGAGTTGACATGCAGTACGCCTCTAACTGTGAATATTGACATCAAAAATACTGGATCCAGGGTCGGCAAAGAAACTGTTTTCCTGTATATTCACGATAAAGTGGCTTCAATATCGCAACCGGGGAAACGCCTGATAGCTTTTCAGAAGGTCGAATTACAGGCCGGTGAGTCTAAAACCGTTTCCTTCACCGTAGAGCCTTCGCGGGACTTGAGTTTCGCCAATTCCGACGGATGCCGGGTGCTGGAACCGGGGGAATTTGAAATTATTGTCAAAGACAAAAAGGAAACGATCAACCTGAAGTAG
- a CDS encoding aldo/keto reductase translates to MNYLPDPGRYSHAAYRRCGRSGLLLPPVSLGLWHNFGAADNFENARRLIHGAFDAGITYFDLANNYGPPPGSAEECFGRIFMQDLSRFRDELVIATKAGHLMWPGPYGDWGSRKHMLASLDQSLSRMKLEYVDIFYAHRHDPETPLEETAGALITAVRSGKALYAGISKFPAEQARQMCSMLGEAGVPCLVHQVRYNMFNREPETSVFQAVRETGTGCVAFSPLAQGMLTDRYLEGIPEDSRAAGSSVFLTKERVLQHGDKIRRLAALARSRGQSLAQMALAWVLKDPVVTTALIGASRPSQIRDCLKALDSAPFTPEELSLIDANADR, encoded by the coding sequence ATGAACTATCTTCCTGATCCCGGCCGCTACAGCCATGCGGCCTACCGCCGCTGCGGGCGCAGCGGTCTGCTGCTCCCTCCCGTTTCCCTGGGGCTCTGGCACAATTTCGGCGCAGCGGATAATTTTGAAAACGCCCGCCGGCTTATTCACGGCGCGTTTGATGCCGGCATTACGTATTTTGACCTGGCGAATAATTACGGTCCTCCTCCCGGTTCGGCGGAAGAATGCTTTGGCCGTATTTTCATGCAGGATTTGTCCCGTTTCCGGGATGAACTTGTCATTGCTACCAAAGCCGGGCATTTGATGTGGCCCGGCCCGTACGGGGACTGGGGATCCCGCAAACACATGCTTGCCAGCCTGGACCAGTCCCTTTCCCGCATGAAGCTGGAGTATGTGGATATTTTCTACGCGCACCGGCATGATCCGGAAACTCCCCTTGAGGAAACGGCCGGAGCCCTCATTACGGCGGTTCGCTCCGGAAAGGCCCTGTATGCCGGTATTTCCAAGTTCCCGGCGGAACAGGCCAGGCAGATGTGCTCCATGCTCGGGGAGGCCGGCGTTCCGTGCCTGGTGCATCAGGTTCGTTACAATATGTTTAATCGGGAACCGGAAACATCCGTTTTCCAAGCTGTCCGGGAAACGGGTACCGGATGCGTCGCTTTTTCTCCTCTGGCCCAGGGGATGTTGACGGACCGTTATCTGGAGGGTATTCCTGAAGATTCCCGCGCGGCAGGTTCCTCCGTCTTTTTAACAAAGGAACGGGTCCTTCAGCATGGGGATAAGATTCGCCGTCTGGCCGCCCTGGCCAGGAGCCGGGGGCAGAGCCTTGCCCAGATGGCCCTGGCCTGGGTGCTGAAAGATCCCGTAGTGACCACGGCCCTGATTGGCGCCAGCCGTCCCTCTCAAATCAGGGATTGCCTGAAAGCTCTGGATAGCGCGCCGTTTACGCCGGAGGAGCTTTCTCTTATTGACGCAAATGCGGATAGATAG